A section of the Virgibacillus sp. NKC19-3 genome encodes:
- a CDS encoding GerMN domain-containing protein, which yields MHKRGILLTGTLTVSIILTGCMQGEQSIEEMDPPQDAEEVNNTEDTPSSSEEAAEDEDIAEEGNAEEEASETVARELYLLDANGMVASQTLELPNPDSKEVATQVIEYLVEGGPVTSMLPNGFQAVLPEGTEVLGLDLQEDGTLTVDVSSDFENYEAENEVKILESMTHTLTQFENVEKIQLQIEGETQEEMPVNGTPIKEGYSRANGINITKTDTLDLLDSQAVTMYYPAEHNENRYYVPVTQYVEGENEEIFGSIVEEMIQGPGLNTNVTHVFNPETLLTDTPVLENGVLELVFNEGILADPEQAMISDEVMETIVRTLTEQQDVEAVDIKVENVEQLVNENGETYDEPVTKQSFSPTEKL from the coding sequence ATGCACAAGCGCGGGATTCTTTTGACTGGAACGTTAACTGTCTCCATTATATTAACAGGATGTATGCAGGGGGAACAATCAATTGAGGAAATGGATCCACCTCAAGATGCAGAAGAAGTGAATAATACGGAAGATACGCCATCATCAAGTGAAGAAGCGGCTGAAGACGAAGATATTGCGGAAGAAGGGAATGCAGAAGAAGAAGCTTCTGAAACGGTGGCAAGAGAGCTGTATTTACTCGATGCCAATGGAATGGTTGCTTCCCAGACATTGGAATTACCAAACCCTGATTCAAAAGAAGTGGCAACACAAGTCATTGAGTATTTAGTGGAAGGTGGCCCTGTTACCTCGATGTTGCCAAATGGATTCCAAGCCGTTTTACCTGAAGGAACTGAAGTATTAGGCTTGGACCTGCAGGAGGATGGAACACTTACCGTTGACGTCTCCAGTGATTTTGAAAATTATGAAGCTGAAAATGAAGTGAAGATACTGGAGTCTATGACACACACATTAACACAATTTGAAAACGTGGAGAAAATACAGTTACAGATCGAAGGCGAAACGCAAGAAGAAATGCCAGTAAATGGAACACCAATTAAAGAGGGGTACTCCAGAGCAAATGGAATAAATATTACAAAAACAGATACGCTCGATTTACTGGATAGCCAAGCTGTAACGATGTATTACCCGGCAGAGCACAATGAAAATCGTTATTATGTACCTGTTACACAGTATGTGGAAGGGGAGAATGAAGAAATATTCGGCTCCATTGTTGAAGAAATGATTCAGGGGCCGGGATTAAATACAAATGTGACCCATGTTTTTAATCCTGAAACCCTATTAACAGATACACCAGTATTAGAAAATGGAGTACTTGAGTTAGTCTTTAACGAAGGAATACTTGCAGATCCGGAACAGGCGATGATTTCAGATGAAGTAATGGAGACAATCGTTCGAACATTAACAGAACAGCAAGATGTCGAAGCTGTTGATATAAAGGTAGAAAATGTAGAGCAATTGGTTAATGAAAATGGGGAAACGTATGATGAACCTGTTACCAAACAATCATTTTCACCTACGGAAAAGCTTTAA
- a CDS encoding metallophosphoesterase family protein, whose translation MTKVLILSDSHGLRDQITEIKERHHLKHMIHCGDSELDMDAMELDGFIKVGGNTDHDTRFPEEQILTIDGLSFFVTHGHLHQVKANLMTIGYRAEEMNAKVICFGHTHIAGAEQIGEQLFINPGSIRLPRNRSEKTYAIMEFDRTDDITVTFHTVDRGDIVEELTYHASL comes from the coding sequence ATGACCAAGGTTTTAATACTTAGTGATAGCCATGGGCTACGTGATCAAATTACAGAAATAAAAGAACGTCATCATTTAAAACACATGATTCATTGCGGTGACTCTGAATTAGACATGGATGCCATGGAGTTAGATGGATTTATTAAAGTGGGAGGAAATACGGATCATGATACCCGGTTTCCTGAAGAACAAATATTAACTATCGATGGACTCTCTTTCTTTGTCACTCATGGACACCTTCATCAAGTGAAGGCAAATTTGATGACGATAGGGTACCGGGCGGAAGAAATGAATGCCAAGGTTATTTGTTTTGGACACACCCATATCGCTGGTGCAGAGCAAATAGGTGAGCAACTTTTTATCAATCCGGGAAGTATACGATTGCCTAGAAATCGTTCAGAGAAGACATATGCTATCATGGAATTTGATCGTACAGATGATATCACAGTTACTTTCCATACGGTTGATAGAGGAGATATTGTAGAGGAATTAACATATCATGCTTCATTATAA
- the uvrC gene encoding excinuclease ABC subunit UvrC — protein sequence MNEVIKEKLAILPAQPGCYLMKDKQHTIIYVGKSKLLRNRVRSYFTGAHDRKTQRLVQEIEDFEYIVTTSEIEALILEMNLIKKYDPKYNVMLKDDKTYPYLKITSERHPRLLITRNVKKDKGKYFGPYPNVIAARETKRLLDRLYPLKKCNNPPGRHCLYYHMGQCLACSEHPPSVETYKAISQQITSFLNGGYKEIKKELNQKMHEASEELNFERAKELRDQVQHIEVVMEQQKMTLNDRSDRDVFGYSYDKGWMCIQTFFIRQGNLIERDVAIFPFFDEPEESFISYIGRFYLHQNHPKPKQILLPIGADNELVKELLEVDVHTPFRGRKKELVELAMKNAKIALEEKFSLIERDEEKTVLAVEQLGDVLHIETPKRIEAFDNSNIQGVDPVSAMVVFIDGRPNKKEYRKYKIKDVQGPDDYETMREVIRRRYKRVLKDNLPLPDLIMVDGGKGQMSAALDVLENELGLDIPLCGLAKDDKHRTSELLYGVPPTVIPLSRKSQEFYLVQRIQDEVHRFAISFHRQLRGKNLFQSELDKIPGVGQKRRRLLLTHFKSINEIKNASLTELTRLGIPTDIAESIRIHLNEER from the coding sequence ATGAACGAAGTTATAAAAGAAAAATTAGCCATACTACCTGCCCAGCCAGGGTGTTACTTAATGAAAGACAAACAACATACAATTATATATGTGGGAAAGTCCAAGTTGTTAAGGAACCGTGTTCGTTCTTATTTCACAGGTGCTCACGATCGTAAAACGCAACGTTTAGTGCAAGAAATAGAGGATTTTGAGTACATTGTGACTACTTCAGAAATTGAAGCATTGATTCTGGAAATGAATTTAATAAAGAAATATGATCCAAAGTATAATGTGATGCTAAAGGATGATAAAACATACCCCTATTTAAAAATAACATCTGAGCGTCATCCTCGATTATTAATTACTCGGAATGTGAAGAAGGATAAAGGAAAATACTTTGGGCCATACCCAAATGTGATCGCCGCAAGAGAAACGAAGAGGTTACTCGATCGATTATATCCATTGAAGAAATGCAATAATCCGCCGGGCCGTCATTGTCTTTATTATCACATGGGGCAATGTTTAGCATGCAGTGAACATCCTCCTTCTGTGGAGACTTATAAAGCTATTTCACAACAAATCACCTCGTTTCTAAATGGGGGTTATAAAGAAATTAAGAAAGAATTAAACCAAAAAATGCATGAAGCTAGTGAAGAACTTAATTTTGAAAGGGCGAAAGAGCTACGAGACCAAGTACAACATATTGAAGTAGTCATGGAGCAACAAAAGATGACGTTAAATGATCGTTCCGACAGAGATGTTTTCGGTTACAGCTATGATAAGGGATGGATGTGTATTCAAACATTTTTTATTAGACAAGGAAATCTGATTGAGCGGGATGTAGCCATTTTTCCGTTTTTCGATGAGCCGGAAGAATCTTTTATTAGTTATATTGGTCGATTTTATCTTCATCAGAACCATCCGAAGCCAAAGCAAATATTGCTCCCGATCGGAGCAGATAATGAATTGGTAAAGGAATTGCTGGAGGTTGATGTTCATACACCATTTCGAGGGCGCAAAAAAGAATTGGTGGAGCTGGCAATGAAAAATGCAAAAATTGCTTTGGAAGAAAAATTTTCTTTAATTGAGCGGGATGAGGAAAAAACGGTACTGGCAGTGGAACAACTTGGAGATGTGCTCCATATTGAGACCCCAAAACGCATTGAGGCTTTTGATAATTCCAATATTCAAGGAGTGGATCCTGTTTCGGCCATGGTTGTTTTTATTGATGGTCGCCCAAATAAGAAGGAATACCGTAAGTATAAAATAAAAGATGTACAGGGACCAGATGACTATGAGACAATGCGGGAGGTTATTCGGAGGAGATACAAAAGAGTCTTAAAGGACAATTTGCCATTACCTGACCTTATCATGGTTGATGGTGGTAAAGGGCAAATGAGTGCGGCTCTAGATGTATTGGAAAATGAATTGGGGCTGGACATCCCTTTATGCGGATTGGCAAAGGATGATAAACACAGAACCAGTGAATTATTATACGGTGTACCACCAACGGTCATTCCATTATCAAGAAAATCCCAGGAATTTTATCTCGTGCAACGAATACAGGATGAGGTTCATAGATTCGCCATTTCCTTTCATCGTCAATTACGCGGTAAGAATCTTTTTCAGTCGGAATTAGACAAAATTCCAGGTGTTGGCCAAAAGCGCAGAAGATTATTATTAACGCATTTTAAATCCATCAATGAAATTAAAAATGCCTCGTTAACAGAGTTAACCAGGCTAGGCATCCCTACAGATATAGCGGAGTCTATCAGGATACATTTAAATGAAGAAAGATAG
- a CDS encoding XTP/dITP diphosphatase — protein sequence MKQVIIATKNRGKATEFKDFFAVYGIEAVSLLDLKRDIPDVEETGITFEENAVLKAEEIAARLSSPVLADDSGLMVDALNGRPGVYSARYAGEPKDDQANIDKLLGELRTVPEAERTARFVSVIAIAIPGEKTIIRKGYCEGSIAFSQTGENGFGYDPIFIPEHYIKTMAQLSKDEKNRISHRKNAIALLEESIKTIAGRGSE from the coding sequence ATGAAACAAGTCATTATAGCAACCAAAAATCGTGGGAAAGCGACAGAATTTAAAGATTTCTTTGCAGTATATGGTATAGAAGCCGTTTCTTTGTTGGATTTAAAGAGAGATATCCCTGATGTCGAAGAAACCGGCATAACATTTGAAGAAAATGCTGTTTTAAAAGCTGAAGAAATAGCAGCTAGATTATCGTCGCCTGTTTTGGCAGATGATTCAGGATTAATGGTTGATGCTTTAAATGGCAGGCCGGGTGTTTATTCAGCAAGATATGCAGGAGAGCCAAAAGATGATCAGGCGAACATCGACAAATTATTGGGTGAATTACGTACAGTGCCGGAAGCGGAACGAACAGCAAGATTTGTTTCTGTCATAGCAATTGCCATACCAGGTGAAAAGACGATCATTCGTAAAGGTTATTGTGAAGGAAGCATTGCATTTTCCCAAACGGGGGAAAATGGTTTTGGATATGATCCCATTTTTATTCCTGAACATTACATAAAAACAATGGCACAGCTTTCAAAAGACGAAAAGAACCGGATAAGTCATCGAAAAAATGCGATTGCGCTTCTGGAGGAATCGATAAAAACAATTGCTGGGAGGGGCTCTGAATGA
- a CDS encoding succinate dehydrogenase cytochrome b558 subunit, whose translation MAGQREFYYRRLHSLLGVVPIGIFLVQHLIVNHFAVYGEESFNKAAGFMGGLPFVLLLEIFVIYLPILFHAVLGVYIVFVTRNNKRSYGYLRNWLFYLQRFTGIVTLIFIVWHVWETRIQIGMGNVDLNYSLMEGILTNPIMFWFYVIGVLSTTFHFANGLWSFLVTWGITQSPKSQKISTYATLILFLGISYLGIRTLITFAYGV comes from the coding sequence ATGGCGGGACAACGTGAGTTTTATTACAGAAGGTTACACTCGCTATTAGGCGTGGTTCCAATTGGGATATTTCTGGTTCAGCATTTAATTGTGAACCATTTTGCTGTGTATGGGGAAGAAAGTTTCAACAAGGCAGCAGGTTTTATGGGAGGGCTTCCATTTGTGCTGTTGCTCGAAATTTTTGTGATTTATTTGCCGATACTATTCCATGCAGTACTAGGGGTTTATATTGTATTTGTAACACGGAATAATAAGAGAAGTTACGGCTATCTCCGTAACTGGTTATTCTACCTGCAACGCTTTACGGGAATTGTTACCTTAATATTTATTGTATGGCATGTATGGGAGACGCGTATACAAATCGGCATGGGTAACGTGGATTTGAATTATAGTCTAATGGAGGGCATTTTAACCAATCCGATTATGTTTTGGTTTTATGTTATTGGTGTTCTTTCAACGACATTTCATTTTGCAAACGGATTATGGAGTTTTTTAGTAACTTGGGGGATTACACAATCGCCAAAATCACAAAAAATATCTACATATGCAACATTAATCCTATTTCTTGGAATCAGTTATCTTGGCATAAGAACGCTAATTACATTTGCATACGGCGTATAA
- a CDS encoding YslB family protein, whose protein sequence is MAQKKESLSVSQLDELHTAGAGYDVLRYISLPEILGKESNTLLYFMGRNLARKLDIKAIEDIYYIFDKLGWGNLELIKEKRKELVFHLMADAVVQRLNASFETEFRLEAGFLAEAIQMINERECECVEAINHKIHQIEFTVIYTE, encoded by the coding sequence ATGGCACAAAAAAAGGAATCACTTTCCGTTTCTCAACTTGACGAATTACATACCGCCGGCGCCGGCTATGATGTACTCAGGTACATAAGTTTACCTGAAATATTAGGCAAAGAGTCCAATACGCTCTTATATTTCATGGGAAGAAACCTAGCCAGAAAACTGGATATAAAGGCGATCGAAGATATCTATTATATTTTCGATAAATTAGGTTGGGGAAATTTGGAACTGATAAAAGAGAAAAGAAAAGAGCTAGTATTCCATCTAATGGCAGATGCAGTAGTGCAACGACTAAACGCCTCATTTGAGACAGAATTTCGTTTAGAAGCGGGGTTCTTGGCAGAAGCCATTCAAATGATAAATGAAAGAGAATGTGAATGTGTAGAGGCAATCAACCACAAAATACATCAAATTGAATTTACAGTAATTTACACAGAGTAA
- the racE gene encoding glutamate racemase, giving the protein MERAIGVIDSGVGGLTVVHELMRQLPKEKLIYLGDTARCPYGPRSKAEVQKFTWEMVEFLLEKDIKMLVVACNTATAFTLKDLQDRLPIPVIGVIQPGARAAIKFTKNNHVGVIGTEGTIRSGAYTNALKHIKSQIHVNALACPLFVPMIEQGILYGDQADKIVEDTLEPMKVKNHMDTLILGCTHYPLIKNTIQAVIGNQVTVISSSEETARETSTILEVHQLVNKSDQIPVHQFFTTGDMDMFIKISESIFQHPTSHMVTIKKAAIG; this is encoded by the coding sequence TTGGAGCGAGCAATCGGCGTTATCGATTCCGGCGTTGGCGGCCTAACTGTAGTACATGAGCTTATGCGTCAACTGCCTAAAGAGAAATTAATTTATCTAGGAGATACAGCAAGATGTCCCTATGGTCCAAGATCAAAAGCAGAAGTACAAAAATTTACGTGGGAAATGGTAGAATTTTTGCTGGAAAAAGATATAAAAATGCTTGTTGTTGCATGTAATACCGCAACTGCGTTTACGTTAAAAGATTTACAGGATCGTTTACCTATTCCAGTTATCGGTGTCATTCAACCTGGTGCACGTGCTGCAATTAAATTTACAAAAAATAACCACGTTGGTGTGATCGGTACAGAAGGTACGATCAGAAGCGGGGCTTACACCAATGCATTGAAACATATTAAGTCCCAGATTCATGTAAATGCATTAGCTTGTCCCTTATTTGTACCAATGATTGAGCAGGGAATACTATATGGAGATCAGGCTGATAAAATTGTGGAAGATACATTAGAACCAATGAAAGTAAAGAATCACATGGATACATTAATCCTTGGGTGTACCCATTATCCATTGATAAAAAATACGATACAAGCAGTAATCGGCAATCAGGTGACTGTTATTTCATCAAGTGAAGAAACAGCTAGGGAAACAAGTACCATACTCGAGGTTCATCAATTAGTAAATAAGAGTGATCAGATCCCAGTGCATCAATTTTTCACGACGGGCGATATGGATATGTTTATCAAAATATCAGAAAGCATTTTTCAACACCCAACTTCCCACATGGTAACAATTAAAAAGGCAGCCATTGGTTAA
- the sdhA gene encoding succinate dehydrogenase flavoprotein subunit — translation MSNRKIAVVGGGLAGLMATIKAAEAGVNVDLFSIVPVKRSHSVCAQGGINGAVNTKGEGDSPAIHLDDTVYGGDFLANQPPVKAMTDAAPSIINMLDRMGVMFNRTPEGLLDFRRFGGTQLHRTAYAGATTGQQLLYALDEQVRRYEVEGLVTKYEGWEFLGAIIDEDGVGKGIVGQNVTTHEIKSFPSDATIFATGGPGIIFGKSTNSMINTGSAASTLYQQGAAYANGEFIQIHPTAIPGDDKLRLMSESARGEGGRIWTYKDGEPWYFLEEKYPAYGNLVPRDIATREIFDVCVNQKLGINGENMVYLDLSHKDPKELDIKLGGIIEIYEKFVGEDPRKVPMKIFPAVHYSMGGLWVDYNQMTSIPGIFAAGECDYSQHGGNRLGANSLLSAIHGGNVAGPSAIKYIDGLETHVEDLPSDLFEAREKEEQEKFESLMKMDGSENAYRLHKELGEWMTDNVTVVRDNEKLLQTDEKIVELLERWENIGVNDTARWSNQGVMFTRQLKNMLHLARVITLGAYNRNESRGAHYKPEFPERNDEEWLKTTIANFDHETESPVISYEEVDTSLVKPRKRDYSTSK, via the coding sequence ATGAGTAATCGTAAAATCGCTGTCGTTGGTGGCGGGCTTGCCGGATTAATGGCAACAATAAAAGCAGCCGAGGCAGGCGTAAATGTAGACCTCTTTTCTATTGTACCTGTAAAACGTTCTCACTCTGTATGTGCGCAAGGCGGAATCAATGGTGCAGTAAACACAAAAGGTGAAGGAGATTCACCAGCTATTCATTTAGATGATACCGTTTATGGTGGTGACTTTTTAGCAAATCAACCACCGGTAAAAGCGATGACAGATGCAGCACCCAGTATTATAAATATGCTGGATCGAATGGGTGTTATGTTTAATCGTACACCAGAAGGGCTGTTGGATTTCCGTCGTTTCGGTGGAACGCAACTCCATCGTACAGCCTATGCAGGTGCAACTACAGGACAGCAGTTGTTATATGCACTGGATGAGCAGGTTCGCCGTTATGAGGTAGAGGGCCTGGTAACAAAATATGAAGGTTGGGAATTCCTCGGTGCCATCATCGATGAAGATGGTGTTGGGAAAGGAATTGTAGGGCAAAATGTTACAACACATGAAATAAAATCCTTCCCTTCAGATGCTACCATTTTTGCTACAGGTGGTCCTGGAATCATTTTTGGAAAATCAACAAACTCAATGATTAACACAGGATCCGCTGCTAGTACTTTGTATCAGCAAGGCGCAGCATATGCAAATGGGGAGTTTATTCAAATTCATCCAACAGCAATACCTGGAGATGACAAATTACGCCTTATGAGTGAATCAGCTCGTGGTGAAGGTGGACGTATTTGGACATATAAAGACGGGGAACCATGGTATTTTCTGGAAGAGAAGTACCCGGCATATGGTAATCTTGTACCTCGTGATATTGCAACAAGGGAGATATTTGATGTTTGTGTGAATCAGAAGCTTGGAATTAATGGTGAAAACATGGTTTATCTTGATCTATCACATAAAGATCCGAAAGAGCTGGACATTAAGCTTGGTGGGATTATCGAAATCTATGAAAAATTTGTAGGAGAAGATCCACGTAAAGTTCCTATGAAAATTTTCCCAGCTGTTCATTATTCGATGGGAGGATTATGGGTAGATTACAATCAAATGACAAGCATTCCTGGGATATTTGCTGCCGGGGAGTGTGACTATTCGCAACATGGAGGAAATCGCTTAGGTGCTAACTCCTTGCTATCTGCCATTCATGGTGGTAATGTCGCAGGACCTAGTGCCATTAAATATATTGACGGGCTAGAGACGCATGTTGAAGACCTTCCGTCTGATCTATTTGAAGCAAGAGAGAAAGAAGAACAAGAGAAGTTCGAATCTCTTATGAAAATGGACGGAAGTGAAAATGCCTACCGCCTTCACAAAGAGCTTGGAGAGTGGATGACAGACAACGTTACAGTAGTACGTGACAATGAAAAATTGTTGCAAACAGATGAAAAGATCGTTGAGCTTCTGGAACGCTGGGAGAATATTGGTGTAAATGATACAGCTCGCTGGAGTAATCAGGGCGTTATGTTTACACGTCAATTAAAAAACATGCTTCATTTAGCACGCGTAATCACTCTAGGGGCCTACAACCGTAATGAAAGTCGCGGAGCACATTACAAACCTGAATTCCCTGAACGTAATGATGAAGAATGGCTGAAAACGACAATTGCGAATTTTGATCATGAGACGGAATCTCCTGTAATAAGTTATGAAGAAGTTGATACATCATTGGTTAAACCTCGTAAGCGTGATTATTCTACATCAAAGTGA
- the trxA gene encoding thioredoxin — MAIVHVSDQDFAKETSEGLVLADFWAPWCGPCKMIAPVLEEIDGEMDEKVQIVKLDVDENQETAGKYGVMSIPTLLLFKDGDVVDQVIGFQPKEALVDLINKHA; from the coding sequence ATGGCTATCGTACATGTGTCAGATCAAGATTTCGCGAAGGAAACTTCTGAAGGATTGGTATTAGCTGACTTTTGGGCACCATGGTGCGGACCTTGTAAAATGATCGCACCAGTACTGGAAGAAATCGATGGCGAAATGGACGAAAAAGTTCAAATCGTTAAACTTGATGTAGATGAAAATCAGGAAACAGCTGGTAAATACGGTGTGATGAGTATTCCAACATTGTTACTATTCAAAGATGGTGACGTTGTAGATCAGGTTATCGGCTTCCAACCGAAAGAAGCACTTGTTGATTTAATTAACAAACATGCATAA
- the sdhB gene encoding succinate dehydrogenase iron-sulfur subunit encodes MVEEQTVTFIITRQDDPESAPYEETFNVPYRKNMNVISGLMSIRENPVNANGEKTAPVYWDMNCLEEVCGACSMVINGTAAQSCAALVDDLEQPIRLAPMDTFPVVRDLIVDRERMFDALKQIKAWIPIDGTHDLGPGPRMPEKKRQWAYELSKCMSCGVCLEACPNVNDKSNFIGPAALSQVRLFNSHPTGEMNASERLEGLMEEGGIDGCGNAQNCVQVCPKGIPLTTSIAAMNRSTNIQAFKNFFGSDHAH; translated from the coding sequence ATGGTTGAAGAACAAACAGTTACATTTATCATAACTAGACAAGATGATCCGGAATCAGCCCCGTATGAGGAAACGTTTAATGTTCCTTATCGTAAAAATATGAATGTCATTTCCGGATTAATGTCGATTCGAGAAAATCCAGTAAATGCAAATGGGGAAAAAACAGCTCCCGTTTATTGGGATATGAATTGCCTCGAAGAAGTCTGTGGTGCCTGTTCTATGGTTATTAATGGAACAGCCGCACAATCTTGTGCAGCCCTAGTTGATGATTTAGAGCAACCGATCCGTTTAGCACCAATGGATACATTCCCGGTGGTACGTGATTTAATTGTGGACCGGGAGCGCATGTTTGATGCGTTAAAACAGATTAAAGCATGGATTCCGATTGATGGTACCCATGATTTGGGTCCAGGTCCTCGTATGCCGGAGAAAAAACGCCAATGGGCCTACGAACTTTCAAAATGTATGAGTTGCGGGGTTTGCCTTGAGGCTTGCCCAAATGTGAATGATAAATCAAATTTCATCGGGCCTGCTGCTCTGTCACAAGTTCGTTTATTTAATTCACATCCAACAGGAGAAATGAATGCTAGTGAGAGATTAGAAGGTTTAATGGAAGAAGGCGGAATTGATGGTTGTGGGAATGCCCAAAACTGTGTTCAGGTTTGTCCAAAAGGTATTCCATTAACAACTTCCATTGCTGCAATGAATCGCTCAACAAATATTCAAGCATTCAAGAACTTCTTTGGAAGTGATCATGCACATTAA
- a CDS encoding MarR family winged helix-turn-helix transcriptional regulator produces MDNHVPTEAIVDVEKRLRYIAGVIKQHGRKILNNYPITSPQFVAIQWLMDEGDLTIGELSKRISLAFSTTTDLVDRMEKNNLVERVRDSNDKRVVRIHVLDKGKTIVHEVIAKRQKYLGEVLDKFSDGQTQELSELLAFLYDEMKSVNEK; encoded by the coding sequence TTGGATAATCACGTACCGACAGAAGCTATTGTAGATGTAGAAAAAAGGCTCAGATATATAGCCGGTGTTATTAAACAACATGGACGTAAAATATTAAACAACTATCCTATTACCTCTCCACAATTTGTTGCGATACAGTGGTTGATGGATGAAGGCGATTTAACAATTGGTGAGCTATCCAAGCGAATAAGTCTAGCTTTTAGTACAACAACAGATTTGGTGGATCGGATGGAAAAGAACAACCTTGTTGAGCGAGTTCGTGATTCAAATGATAAACGTGTTGTTCGAATTCATGTATTGGATAAGGGGAAAACCATTGTTCATGAAGTAATTGCGAAACGTCAGAAATACTTGGGTGAGGTTTTAGATAAGTTCTCTGATGGGCAAACGCAGGAATTAAGTGAGTTATTAGCATTTCTATATGATGAAATGAAAAGTGTAAATGAAAAATAA
- a CDS encoding helix-turn-helix domain-containing protein, whose amino-acid sequence MKDNSYKPKQLLTKREKEVFELLVQDKTTKEIAQDLFISEKTVRNHISNAMQKLGVKGRSQAVVELLRMGELKL is encoded by the coding sequence TTGAAGGACAATTCGTATAAACCGAAGCAATTATTAACGAAGCGTGAGAAAGAAGTATTCGAACTCTTGGTTCAAGATAAAACAACAAAGGAAATTGCCCAGGATCTGTTTATATCTGAAAAAACTGTCCGTAACCACATTTCAAATGCTATGCAAAAATTAGGAGTCAAGGGGCGTTCTCAGGCAGTAGTTGAGCTTCTTCGCATGGGGGAACTAAAGCTTTAA
- the rph gene encoding ribonuclease PH, whose amino-acid sequence MRNDERQPNDLRSVTITSNYITHPEGSVLIEVGDTKVICNASIEERVPPFMRGQGKGWITAEYAMLPRATAQRNIRESSKGKVSGRTMEIQRLIGRALRSIVDLDKIGERTIWVDCDVIQADGGTRTASITGAFVAVVLAFGKLLDKGTIKKMPVTDFLSAISVGILPDGMEILDLNYEEDSRAYVDMNIVMTGSGEFVEIQGTGEEATFSGSQLQTMLQLANEGLDQITKKQKEVIGDLSKRIGETII is encoded by the coding sequence ATGAGAAACGATGAGCGTCAACCAAATGATTTACGGTCGGTAACCATTACGTCAAATTACATTACGCATCCGGAAGGCTCTGTTTTAATCGAGGTGGGGGACACGAAGGTGATTTGTAATGCAAGCATCGAGGAGAGGGTTCCTCCGTTTATGCGCGGTCAGGGAAAGGGATGGATTACGGCTGAATATGCAATGCTTCCAAGGGCTACAGCACAACGGAATATCAGAGAGTCATCCAAAGGGAAAGTCAGTGGCAGAACAATGGAAATACAACGATTAATCGGCAGAGCTCTACGTTCGATTGTTGACTTAGATAAAATAGGAGAACGAACCATTTGGGTTGATTGTGATGTTATCCAGGCGGACGGTGGTACAAGAACGGCATCGATTACCGGTGCATTTGTAGCGGTTGTTCTAGCATTTGGAAAATTACTGGACAAGGGAACAATCAAAAAAATGCCTGTAACTGATTTTTTAAGTGCAATTTCTGTAGGAATTTTACCGGATGGAATGGAAATTCTGGACTTGAATTATGAAGAAGATTCTCGGGCTTACGTCGACATGAACATTGTTATGACAGGATCCGGGGAGTTCGTTGAAATTCAGGGCACTGGAGAGGAAGCAACGTTTTCAGGCAGTCAATTACAAACGATGCTTCAGCTTGCAAATGAAGGTTTAGATCAAATTACCAAAAAGCAAAAAGAAGTAATAGGCGATTTATCGAAACGGATAGGTGAAACTATTATATAG